In the genome of Treponema pedis, one region contains:
- a CDS encoding type II toxin-antitoxin system RelB/DinJ family antitoxin, whose translation MAQTNITIRMDNADKTEFSQICKSIGLSVNAAFNVFAKKVISDRKIPFELNVKDDDFYSEANIRNLEKMKKLYDEGKLKLTPHELIKV comes from the coding sequence ATGGCACAAACGAATATAACTATCAGAATGGACAATGCGGATAAAACCGAATTTTCTCAAATTTGTAAAAGTATAGGACTTTCCGTAAATGCGGCCTTTAACGTATTCGCAAAAAAGGTTATTTCGGACAGAAAAATCCCCTTCGAGCTTAACGTAAAAGACGACGATTTCTACAGCGAAGCAAATATCCGTAATTTGGAAAAAATGAAAAAACTTTATGATGAGGGTAAACTAAAACTTACGCCGCATGAACTCATTAAGGTATAA
- a CDS encoding Txe/YoeB family addiction module toxin, giving the protein MNRLWTDLAWEQYLYWQEQDKKTLRKINKLIEDISRNGNKGLGRPEPLKGNLTGLWSREIDKKNRLIYVIEDDTLTIIQCKNHYKDK; this is encoded by the coding sequence ATGAATAGACTTTGGACGGATTTGGCATGGGAACAATATCTTTATTGGCAGGAACAGGATAAAAAAACTTTAAGAAAAATCAATAAACTTATTGAAGACATTTCCCGTAACGGAAATAAAGGGCTGGGACGCCCCGAACCGTTGAAAGGCAATCTTACGGGGCTTTGGAGCCGCGAAATCGATAAAAAAAACCGTCTTATTTACGTAATTGAAGATGACACCCTTACGATTATTCAATGCAAAAATCATTACAAAGATAAATAA
- a CDS encoding type II toxin-antitoxin system RelB/DinJ family antitoxin, which yields MAQTNITIRMDNADKTEFSQICKSIGLSVNAAFNVFAKKVISDRKIPFELNVKDDDFYNEANIRNLEKIKKLYDEGKLKFVTKTMEELRAMEK from the coding sequence ATGGCACAAACGAATATAACTATCAGAATGGACAATGCGGATAAAACCGAATTTTCTCAAATTTGTAAAAGTATAGGACTTTCCGTAAATGCGGCTTTTAACGTGTTCGCAAAAAAGGTTATTTCGGACAGAAAAATCCCCTTCGAGCTTAACGTAAAAGACGACGATTTCTACAACGAAGCAAATATCCGCAATTTGGAAAAAATAAAAAAACTTTATGATGAGGGTAAATTAAAATTCGTTACCAAAACAATGGAAGAATTGCGGGCAATGGAAAAATGA
- the nox gene encoding H2O-forming NADH oxidase, translating into MSKIVVIGANHAGTAAINFLTDLSKENQVIVFDRNTNISFLGCGMALWIGGQIRGSEGLFYSSKEKLEAKGAKVTMEAEITKIDFKKKVVYGAVKGGASIEESYDKLILATGSLPILPNIKGMDLENVQQVKIFQNAQTVIEKLKNPAIKNVAVIGAGYIGVELAEAFKRHNKNVVLIDSMPTSLSNYYDTPFTEMMDKNLKEHGIELAYNQTVKELKGTGKVEAVVTDKKEYPADMVVVCIGFRPNTELGKNDIETFKNGAYLVNTKQETSIKDVYAIGDCATVLDNSIGEKSYIALATNAVRSGVVAAHNASGIALDSIGVQGSNGINIYDLKMVSTGITAERAKKLGIDVEFTDFTDLQRPEFMETDNPPVKLRIVYNRKTRAVVGAQMASTYDMSMGIHMFSLAIQEKVTIDKLKLLDIFFLPHFNKPYNYITMAAITAK; encoded by the coding sequence ATGAGTAAAATTGTAGTAATCGGTGCAAACCACGCAGGAACGGCGGCAATCAATTTTTTAACCGACCTTTCAAAAGAAAATCAAGTTATAGTATTCGATAGGAATACCAATATCAGCTTTTTAGGCTGCGGAATGGCTCTTTGGATTGGCGGACAAATTAGGGGTTCCGAAGGACTTTTTTATTCAAGTAAAGAAAAACTTGAAGCAAAGGGTGCAAAGGTTACAATGGAAGCCGAAATTACCAAAATCGACTTTAAGAAAAAAGTTGTGTACGGCGCGGTAAAAGGCGGAGCCTCAATTGAAGAATCTTACGATAAGTTAATTCTTGCAACGGGCTCTCTCCCCATTCTTCCCAACATTAAAGGAATGGATTTGGAAAATGTTCAACAAGTTAAAATCTTCCAAAATGCGCAAACCGTTATAGAAAAACTTAAAAATCCCGCCATTAAAAATGTAGCGGTTATCGGTGCAGGATATATCGGTGTAGAATTGGCGGAAGCATTTAAAAGACACAATAAAAATGTAGTGCTTATCGATTCTATGCCCACAAGTCTTTCAAATTATTATGATACACCGTTTACCGAAATGATGGATAAGAATTTAAAAGAACACGGAATTGAACTCGCTTATAATCAAACCGTCAAAGAACTAAAGGGTACGGGCAAGGTAGAAGCCGTAGTTACCGATAAAAAAGAATATCCTGCCGATATGGTAGTAGTCTGTATAGGTTTCCGCCCCAATACCGAGTTAGGCAAAAACGATATTGAAACCTTTAAAAACGGCGCTTATTTAGTTAATACAAAGCAGGAAACAAGCATTAAAGACGTATATGCAATAGGAGATTGCGCAACAGTTTTGGACAATTCTATCGGTGAAAAATCCTATATTGCTCTTGCAACGAATGCAGTTAGAAGCGGCGTGGTTGCTGCACATAATGCTTCGGGTATTGCCTTAGACAGTATCGGCGTTCAAGGTTCCAACGGAATAAATATTTACGATTTAAAAATGGTTTCAACCGGCATTACCGCAGAACGTGCGAAAAAACTGGGTATTGATGTGGAATTTACCGATTTTACCGATTTACAAAGGCCGGAATTTATGGAAACCGATAATCCTCCCGTAAAATTAAGAATTGTGTACAACAGGAAAACCCGTGCGGTTGTAGGAGCGCAAATGGCTTCCACTTACGATATGTCTATGGGTATTCATATGTTCTCGCTTGCAATTCAGGAAAAAGTAACTATCGATAAACTGAAACTTTTGGATATTTTCTTTTTACCGCATTTTAATAAACCGTATAACTATATCACAATGGCGGCTATTACAGCTAAATAA
- a CDS encoding Txe/YoeB family addiction module toxin — MKIQFDESAWEQFQYWQEQDKKTLKKINKLIEDISRNGNKGLGRPEPLKGNLTGLWSREIDKKNRLIYVIEDDTLTIIQCKNHYKDK; from the coding sequence ATGAAAATACAATTTGATGAATCGGCATGGGAGCAATTTCAATATTGGCAGGAACAGGATAAAAAAACTTTAAAAAAAATCAATAAACTTATTGAAGACATTTCCCGTAACGGAAATAAAGGGCTGGGACGCCCCGAACCGCTAAAAGGCAATCTTACGGGGCTTTGGAGCCGCGAAATCGATAAGAAAAACCGCCTTATTTACGTAATTGAAGATGACACCCTTACGATTATTCAATGCAAAAATCATTACAAAGATAAATAA